A region of Deltaproteobacteria bacterium DNA encodes the following proteins:
- the mtgA gene encoding monofunctional biosynthetic peptidoglycan transglycosylase, which produces MPRWSGRRWLATALLLALLGPLAPVACFRVVDPLASSIMLRDGFARLFSGEGWIAHEWVDWDEIAPAMRFAVVAAEDQRFPEHDGFDFEAIGKAAKHNRKSERKRGASTISQQVAKNLFLWHERSWLRKGLEVYFTVAIETAWPKRRILEVYLNVAELGDGVYGVEAASQKFFGRSASKLTARQATTLAAVLPSPKKMRASAPGPYTQRRARWIEQQMRQLGQEHLAGLD; this is translated from the coding sequence CTGCCGCGCTGGAGCGGGCGGCGCTGGCTCGCGACGGCGCTGCTGCTCGCGCTGTTGGGTCCGCTCGCGCCCGTCGCGTGCTTCCGCGTCGTCGACCCGCTGGCGAGCAGCATCATGCTGCGCGACGGCTTCGCGCGGCTGTTCTCGGGCGAGGGCTGGATTGCGCACGAGTGGGTCGATTGGGACGAGATCGCACCCGCGATGCGCTTCGCGGTCGTCGCAGCGGAGGACCAGCGCTTCCCGGAGCACGACGGCTTCGACTTCGAGGCGATCGGAAAGGCGGCGAAGCACAACCGCAAGAGCGAGCGCAAGCGCGGCGCCAGCACGATCTCGCAGCAGGTCGCGAAGAATCTCTTCCTCTGGCACGAGCGCAGCTGGCTGCGCAAGGGACTCGAGGTCTACTTCACCGTCGCGATCGAAACGGCCTGGCCGAAGCGACGCATCCTCGAGGTCTATCTGAACGTCGCGGAGCTCGGCGACGGCGTGTACGGCGTGGAGGCGGCGTCGCAGAAGTTCTTCGGCCGCAGCGCGAGCAAGCTCACCGCGCGCCAAGCGACGACGCTCGCCGCCGTGCTGCCGAGCCCGAAGAAGATGCGCGCGAGCGCGCCGGGCCCCTACACGCAGCGGCGCGCGCGCTGGATCGAGCAGCAGATGCGGCAGCTCGGGCAAGAGCACCTCGCGGGGCTCGACTGA